Proteins co-encoded in one Methylobacterium sp. WL1 genomic window:
- a CDS encoding glycosyltransferase family 4 protein, whose product MTPIAPDAALPGAGPVGRVAFFGHDRIEPTIRKRVGAIRETGWSVVEYMFVRARVGLADPGTTGDVVPLGQTVDRQYGRRLPMLALGIVRALARWRDLRAADVVYVRNLDMALVAWASTRLAGSRAPLVYEVLDIQRLMVRPDRVGRVARAVERWILGRSALLVVSAPDFVGRYFGPVQGFSGPWHLLENKVMAHRLAEVAHRIDRDRSAGPPWVIGWFGTLRCRRSLTILAAVAQALGDAVRVVIAGRLSEEDIDPQAFAETLRRHPNMSFRGPYANPEELPDIYGGVHFSWAVDYLDDGLNSDWLLPNRLYEGGLCGALTLARAETATGRYAVAEQLGWAFPEPLEDAVIAFLRGLDGATYAAMHGGLATRAITDFVDVHGMRDLLARVA is encoded by the coding sequence ATGACGCCGATTGCGCCGGATGCCGCGTTGCCCGGCGCCGGGCCGGTGGGCCGTGTCGCCTTCTTCGGCCACGACCGGATCGAGCCGACGATCCGGAAGCGGGTCGGCGCCATCCGGGAGACCGGCTGGTCGGTGGTTGAGTACATGTTCGTGCGGGCGCGGGTCGGCCTCGCCGATCCCGGGACCACCGGCGACGTCGTGCCGCTCGGGCAGACCGTGGATCGGCAGTACGGACGGCGGCTCCCGATGCTGGCGCTCGGGATCGTCCGGGCGCTGGCACGGTGGCGGGACCTGCGCGCCGCAGACGTGGTCTACGTGCGCAACCTCGACATGGCGCTGGTGGCCTGGGCCTCGACCCGGCTCGCGGGCAGCCGGGCGCCTCTGGTCTACGAGGTGCTCGACATCCAGCGCCTGATGGTGCGGCCGGACCGGGTCGGACGGGTCGCCCGGGCGGTGGAGCGCTGGATCCTGGGCCGCAGCGCGCTGCTGGTCGTTAGCGCGCCGGACTTCGTGGGCCGCTACTTCGGGCCGGTCCAGGGTTTTTCGGGCCCCTGGCACCTCCTCGAGAACAAGGTCATGGCGCACCGCCTCGCCGAGGTGGCGCACCGGATCGACCGCGACCGCAGCGCCGGGCCGCCCTGGGTCATCGGCTGGTTCGGCACGCTGCGCTGCCGCCGGAGCCTGACCATCCTGGCGGCGGTGGCGCAGGCGCTGGGCGACGCGGTGCGGGTCGTGATCGCCGGCCGGCTCTCCGAGGAGGATATCGACCCGCAGGCCTTCGCGGAGACGCTGCGCCGGCATCCGAACATGTCGTTCCGCGGCCCCTACGCCAATCCGGAGGAGCTGCCCGACATCTACGGCGGCGTCCACTTCAGCTGGGCGGTCGATTACTTGGATGACGGCCTCAACTCGGACTGGCTGCTGCCGAACCGGCTCTACGAGGGCGGCCTGTGCGGGGCGCTGACGCTCGCGCGCGCCGAGACCGCCACGGGCCGCTACGCGGTGGCCGAGCAGCTCGGGTGGGCCTTCCCGGAACCGCTCGAGGACGCCGTCATCGCGTTCCTGCGCGGCCTCGACGGGGCGACCTACGCGGCGATGCACGGCGGGCTCGCTACCCGGGCGATCACGGACTTCGTCGACGTTCACGGCATGCGCGACCTGCTGGCCCGGGTCGCCTGA
- a CDS encoding response regulator transcription factor, producing the protein MASLGTRDERVIVERDSPRSRSGFPGAQGGDGSDVIERRDPTLARTNRIVIIDRRQLVGRCLAASLREADKDTVFEVFPDIESWKRQTPFAAANVVVLCRPDGNLSETEWAEVTRELALLQGEVDAPPVAVISDGENLDQIVRTIKLGVKGYIPTTTSVDIALQALQLVQAGGVYIPAECLFPLLASIKVEEPVEPGEDEIFSPRQLCVARALRKGTPNKIIAYELNMCESTVKVHVRNIMKKLKAKNRTEVAYLTNKYFLREDSSLAAVKAPAA; encoded by the coding sequence ATGGCCAGTCTTGGTACTCGAGACGAGCGCGTCATCGTCGAGCGGGATAGTCCCAGGAGCCGCAGCGGCTTTCCGGGAGCGCAGGGCGGTGACGGTTCGGACGTCATCGAGCGGCGGGACCCGACCCTGGCCCGCACGAACCGCATCGTGATCATCGATCGCCGGCAACTCGTCGGTCGGTGCCTGGCCGCATCCCTCCGGGAGGCCGACAAGGACACCGTGTTCGAGGTGTTCCCGGACATCGAGTCGTGGAAGCGCCAGACCCCGTTCGCGGCCGCCAACGTGGTCGTGCTGTGCCGGCCGGACGGCAACCTGTCGGAGACCGAGTGGGCCGAGGTCACCCGGGAGCTGGCCCTGCTGCAGGGCGAGGTCGACGCGCCCCCGGTCGCGGTCATCTCGGACGGGGAAAACCTCGACCAGATCGTGCGGACCATCAAGCTCGGGGTGAAGGGCTACATTCCGACGACGACCTCGGTCGACATCGCCCTGCAGGCGCTCCAGCTCGTCCAGGCGGGCGGCGTCTACATCCCGGCGGAATGCCTGTTCCCGCTTCTCGCCAGCATCAAGGTCGAGGAGCCGGTCGAGCCCGGCGAGGACGAGATCTTCTCCCCGCGCCAGCTCTGCGTCGCCCGGGCCCTGCGCAAGGGCACGCCGAACAAGATCATCGCCTACGAGCTGAACATGTGCGAGAGCACGGTGAAGGTTCACGTCCGCAACATCATGAAGAAGCTGAAGGCGAAGAACCGCACCGAGGTCGCGTACCTGACCAACAAGTACTTCCTGCGCGAGGATTCGAGCCTGGCCGCCGTGAAGGCCCCGGCGGCCTGA